In Miscanthus floridulus cultivar M001 chromosome 19, ASM1932011v1, whole genome shotgun sequence, the DNA window CACTAGGAGAGGGGGAAAACTTAGGGTTaagaacaacaacaaaaaagAGAGTAGGAAGAAGAAGAGCTAGGGTGTGAGGAGGCAGTGGGCACTAGGGTGCGCTGCCGGGGAGTGCACTGCCGGGGCAGcaaggcggcggcggcaaggagaTGTGCCGCTCCTTCTCTGCGCACGAGACTTCTTTTTTCTCCGCGTGAGACGCCCTTTCTCTGTGCGCTACTTTTTTTTCTCCGTGTGAGACTTAGAAGCAGCAGCGTTCATTTAGTCTCATGGGCAAAATTGGAACATGGTAAAATATGGACCGGCCAAAAAATCTGAAACCAACACTAACAGAAGTAGAGAAAATGGTAAATAGCTGTAACGTTGTTACCTTTTGatgataaatatctaaaattaatTCTTTTGATGGTATATATCTAAAGATGTGTTCTTTCGATGGTAAGGATCCAATATtccctactccctctgtccagtaAATTTTGCAATCGTAGGACTGGAGGGAGGTAGCAATGCACATGACAAATGATCAAAATACCCTTGTATTTGCTCTGACGTATTGACCCAAAGTtcagttttttattttctttagcGTTCTAGAGACATCCGTGGACTGTGAGGGAGAGCAGATCACCAACAGCACAGGTCTAATGTGGGTCCCCTTGATGTGATAGCCTAGCATGATAGACCCTATGAATTCTACGATTGTAAAATTTGTTGGATAAATTTGAACTCTTAAATTGCAAAATTTACTGGACGGAGAGAGTACATTTTATCAAAAAGATCCTGGCCACAAGGCCACGAGACTTGCTGTCCACACGTTCCCCTTCATATAGAGCAGTGTGAGCCTTGACCCTTCCTAGACGTCAAGAACTCAAGACTCAAGTCAAGAGTCAAGACACACCACACAATAAAGCTGTCAACGTCAGCATCCctagctccacacacctctgcTCTGCCATGGCCAACCTCGCGCCGACCTGGGTCACCAAAGCCGGCCTGGGCGTGCTCACCCTCAACTCCGGCCTGGCCATCTACCGCGCCAGGGACGACCCCGCCTCCATCCTCTTCGTCTCAGGTGCGTACAccaccctgctcctcctcttctgcTGCCTCCGGGACTACGAGCGGGCGGCCCCCGGTTCGCCGGCCAGGGAGCGGGCGAGGCGCTTGGTGTGGCCGCTCACCACGCTGCTCACCGTGGCCTTCGCGTGGAAGGTCGCGGCGGTCATGCCTTCGGCCGTCGCGGCCGCCGTCTTCTGGGCGCTCGCCGTCGCCACCACCGCCGGTGGCTTCTTTGCTCTGTTCGTTCCCGGATGATGAAGCCGCCAGGATGGATCGGTCGTCAGATCAGTCAGATGCATGCTTCAGGCCGGCTCCGGCCGCCTCCGGGTGTGTGCGCGCGTTACTGCTGTCTGTAGTGAAGACAGCCGGAGATGATGTGTAATTACGTCGTGTACGGACTACGAAGGAGACTGCAGGACCCCTGTTCATCCTGCTCGGAAGTGATTGCTGCAGCAGTTACTGTTCAGAACCTGAAGGAAACTAGCAGCGGCTGGTGGAGTAGCACAGTCGAGCAAGAGCAAGAGCTTGTATTTTTGTAAATGTTTGCAACATCAGCCATGGTTTAAATTTGTATGCATTATTACGAAGGATGAGCGAAGCTGCTTGTAAGAAAAAGATGAGGTCACCGGTGAGGTGGTCACTCTCCCCACTTGTCAGAAGTATCGTGGCCACTACTGAGCATCAATAATCCATCAGTGCTCCGCGGAATCAAACGAGAGAGTTGGAAGTTGGGAACCGGACAACTCTTATCTCTCGGCGGCCACAGAACAATCCATTAGAATTTCGGTGCTCGTTCGTCTAAAAAATGTAAATTTTGTAGTCCTCATTCGCCCATTTTTTCAGTAGCCAGCGCCAATCGTCCTGAGCCC includes these proteins:
- the LOC136529336 gene encoding uncharacterized protein; amino-acid sequence: MANLAPTWVTKAGLGVLTLNSGLAIYRARDDPASILFVSGAYTTLLLLFCCLRDYERAAPGSPARERARRLVWPLTTLLTVAFAWKVAAVMPSAVAAAVFWALAVATTAGGFFALFVPG